In one window of Bombus vancouverensis nearcticus chromosome 10, iyBomVanc1_principal, whole genome shotgun sequence DNA:
- the LOC117159197 gene encoding uncharacterized protein LOC117159197 isoform X2, translated as MPKIFLIKNRLHQQQLRLLEAHHAGKNSSTNGAEPLSLIVNKHQYREKTDDDRATTPESLRSSSPASSPPPQWQSSTPTDTPPRRFISSILGGDVPYGSRGHVLTRAERKEYSSPPIVPSSSDATQFLSKSEKLVLPRPDTPPKTPRVEPPTRVSVIQRVPSQSQSTSRREDKVEVPQVHEPEQEQPIDYAVPKRKEEDEERGREGAKVSRAIGNSIARPLLAMRLSGPQVVHAAAGHGRSSTSGGSGSSGSNNGSSNSGSSSSSNSGGSGSYCGGGAVTGGSGGGGAVGGGAGGGMNPGGNGRGNYGPSSPPTGSLPPFYESLKGGNNLANFANQYNSTQGNGYLTPSPAVGMDCDAGQQDINSQHSQYNAQEGKQYSLLQNVCASYGLTLKEEEDLSAYKIQTNDLLSGHYGAYDMTDTGMMVDMVTGTVVDPLQFTATLTFNSPSDHTALLESLSDAADLFLPRLPAEDGSNDLLEESLHSPASAESGIGQDGGQMTTPVEPSVDPFPEHSMALTRGFDTSRSSYTAVPQHFSSKLGLTYATAESSYQPIAKERPELALHINQNPQHHPEPQLQQLQIQVQLQQHQQHQHQHQHQQHQQHQQQQPPPQQQQQPPPQQQQHQGLLSPGLSFTGLELDSASSVGGSLPSPGAASCSLDAASTSTSPSCALMEHAPSPTAAVSSASINTVQPTGPVGEPPLTQRVGVLQQRLGLPGDCQLEFVNGGHGIKNPLAIEGQRQAAATREEERAARPPPGKDDDPNRFTCRVCTKNFSLQRLLNRHMKCHSDVKRYLCTFCGKGFNDTFDLKRHTRTHTGVRPYKCNLCEKSFTQRCSLESHCLKVHGVQHQYAYKERRTKVYVCEECGHTTQEPEVHYLHLKDKHPYSPALLKFYDKRHFKFTNSNFANMLLQGGLLQRDSRNTDSCVKSASKSLEAPLQRATTLLHLSRASSL; from the exons ATGCCGAAAATTTTTCTAATCAAGAATCGATTGCATCAACAACAATTGAGACTATTAGAGGCACACCACGCCGGGAAGAATTCATCGACTAATGGTGCCGAACCTCTCAGTCTCATTGTGAATAAGCATCAGT ATCGCGAGAAAACAGACGATGATCGAGCAACGACCCCGGAATCGTTACGCAGCAGCAGTCCAGCTTCTTCTCCGCCGCCACAATGGCAATCGAGCACTCCAACCGATACACCGCCGCGTCGATTCATCTCGAGTATTCTCGGCGGAGACGTACCATACGGGAGCAGAGGACACGTACTGACTAGGGCGGAACGTAAGGAATATAGCAGCCCACCGATCGTTCCCTCCTCTAGCGATGCTACTCAATTTCTCTCGAAATCTGAGAAGCTGGTGCTACCCAGACCTGACACTCCTCCAAAAACGCCAAGAGTCGAACCACCGACTAGAGTGTCAGTCATTCAGAGGGTGCCTTCACAAAGTCAGTCAACGTCTAGGAGGGAGGATAAGGTTGAAGTGCCACAAGTTCACGAACCGGAACAG GAACAGCCAATCGATTACGCCGTGccgaagagaaaggaagaggacGAGGAGCGAGGTCGCGAAGGTGCAAAAGTATCGCGCGCGATTGGTAATTCAATTGCCAGGCCTCTTCTAGCCATGAGATTATCTGGTCCTCAGGTAGTTCACGCAGCAGCAGGTCACGGAAGATCATCAACTTCCGGTGGCAGCGGGAGTTCTGGTTCTAACAACGGGTCTAGCAACTCCGGTAGCTCCTCTTCTTCGAATTCAGGCGGAAGTGGTAGCTACTGCGGAGGCGGGGCAGTCACAGGTGGTAGTGGAGGCGGTGGAGCTGTAGGCGGAGGCGCTGGAGGTGGAATGAATCCTGGTGGAAACGGTCGCGGAAATTACGGGCCGAGTTCGCCACCCACTGGCTCTTTACCTCCCTTCTATGAGTCCCTCAAGGGCGGGAATAATCTGGCAAATTTCGCAAATCAGTACAACAGTACTCAAG GAAACGGGTATTTGACACCATCACCGGCGGTAGGAATGGACTGCGACGCAGGACAGCAAGACATAAACTCGCAGCATTCTCAATATAATGCTCAAGAGGGCAAGCAATATTCTCTTCTGCAGAATGTGTGCGCATCTTATGGTTTGACACTGAAGGAGGAGGAAGATCTATCCGCATACAAGATACAAACAAACGATTTGCTATCGGGACATTATGGCGCCTATGATATGACCGACACAGGAATGATGGTAGACATGGTGACGGGCACCGTTGTAGATCCTCTTCAGTTCACCGCTACCTTGACCTTCAACTCACCCTCGGATCATACCGCTCTTCTTGAGAGTCTGAGCGATGCTGCCGATTTATTTTTACCGAGGCTACCAGCTGAGGATGGTAGCAACGATCTTCTGGAAGAATCTTTGCACTCGCCAGCTTCGGCTGAAAGTGGAATCGGCCAGGACGGCGGGCAAATGACCACTCCCGTAGAACCGAGCGTCGATCCTTTCCCAGAGCACAGCATGGCCTTAACCAGAGGCTTCGACACGTCGAG GAGCAGCTACACAGCAGTTCCTCAACATTTCAGTTCGAAATTAGGGCTGACCTACGCTACAGCAGAGTCAAGTTATCAGCCCATCGCCAAGGAACGCCCAGAGCTCGCGCTTCACATTAATCAGAACCCCCAACACCACCCGGAACCGCAGTTGCAACAGCTACAGATACAGGTGCAGTTGCAACAACACCAACAGCACCAacaccagcaccagcaccagcagCACCAACAGCATCAGCAGCAGCAACCGCCgccgcagcagcagcagcaaccgccgccgcagcagcagcaacacCAAGGACTGTTGAGTCCAGGATTAAGTTTTACCG GTTTGGAATTAGATTCTGCTAGTAGCGTTGGTGGAAGCTTACCAAGCCCAGGAGCTGCTAGCTGTTCTTTGGACGCCGCCTCGACCAGCACATCGCCATCCTGTGCTCTGATGGAACACGCACCAAGCCCGACGGCTGCGGTGTCCTCTGCGTCAATAAATACCGTACAACCAACTGGCCCTGTCGGAGAACCACCACTGACGCAACGGGTCGGTGTACTACAGCAAAGG CTTGGCCTTCCTGGTGACTGCCAATTGGAGTTCGTAAACGGTGGCCACGGAATTAAGAATCCTCTGGCGATCGAGGGTCAGAGACAGGCTGCGGCTACTCGCGAGGAAGAGAGAGCAGCTCGACCTCCGCCTGGCAAG GATGACGATCCAAATCGTTTCACGTGCCGCGTGTGCACCAAGAATTTCAGCTTGCAAAGACTGTTGAATCGCCACATGAAATGCCACAGcgacgtaaaacgttatttatgCACATTCTGTGGCAAGGGTTTCAATGACACGTTCGATTTGAAGAGGCACACCAGGACACACACCGGTGTTCGTCCGTACAAGTGTAATCTCTGCGAAAAGAGCTTCACGCAGAGGTGCTCTCTGGAAAGTCACTGCCTTAAGGTTCACGGTGTTCAACATCAATACGCATATAAGGAACGTCGCACAAAG GTGTACGTATGCGAAGAATGTGGGCATACAACACAGGAGCCAGAAGTCCATTACCTACATCTGAAAGACAAACACCCATACAGCCCAGCTTTGTTGAAGTTCTATGATAAGCGACATTTCAAATTTACCAACAGCAATTTTGCCAACATGTTGCTCCAG GGTGGCCTGTTGCAACGGGACTCACGGAATACGGACAGCTGCGTAAAATCAGCCTCGAAAAGCCTCGAAGCACCTCTTCAACGTGCCACGACATTGTTGCACCTGAGTCGGGCTTCCAGCTTGTGA
- the LOC117159197 gene encoding uncharacterized protein LOC117159197 isoform X3, with product MPKIFLIKNRLHQQQLRLLEAHHAGKNSSTNGAEPLSLIVNKHQYREKTDDDRATTPESLRSSSPASSPPPQWQSSTPTDTPPRRFISSILGGDVPYGSRGHVLTRAERKEYSSPPIVPSSSDATQFLSKSEKLVLPRPDTPPKTPRVEPPTRVSVIQRVPSQSQSTSRREDKVEVPQVHEPEQEQPIDYAVPKRKEEDEERGREGAKVSRAIGNSIARPLLAMRLSGPQVVHAAAGHGRSSTSGGSGSSGSNNGSSNSGSSSSSNSGGSGSYCGGGAVTGGSGGGGAVGGGAGGGMNPGGNGRGNYGPSSPPTGSLPPFYESLKGGNNLANFANQYNSTQGNGYLTPSPAVGMDCDAGQQDINSQHSQYNAQEGKQYSLLQNVCASYGLTLKEEEDLSAYKIQTNDLLSGHYGAYDMTDTGMMVDMVTGTVVDPLQFTATLTFNSPSDHTALLESLSDAADLFLPRLPAEDGSNDLLEESLHSPASAESGIGQDGGQMTTPVEPSVDPFPEHSMALTRGFDTSRSSYTAVPQHFSSKLGLTYATAESSYQPIAKERPELALHINQNPQHHPEPQLQQLQIQVQLQQHQQHQHQHQHQQHQQHQQQQPPPQQQQQPPPQQQQHQGLLSPGLSFTGSGLELDSASSVGGSLPSPGAASCSLDAASTSTSPSCALMEHAPSPTAAVSSASINTVQPTGPVGEPPLTQRLGLPGDCQLEFVNGGHGIKNPLAIEGQRQAAATREEERAARPPPGKDDDPNRFTCRVCTKNFSLQRLLNRHMKCHSDVKRYLCTFCGKGFNDTFDLKRHTRTHTGVRPYKCNLCEKSFTQRCSLESHCLKVHGVQHQYAYKERRTKVYVCEECGHTTQEPEVHYLHLKDKHPYSPALLKFYDKRHFKFTNSNFANMLLQGGLLQRDSRNTDSCVKSASKSLEAPLQRATTLLHLSRASSL from the exons ATGCCGAAAATTTTTCTAATCAAGAATCGATTGCATCAACAACAATTGAGACTATTAGAGGCACACCACGCCGGGAAGAATTCATCGACTAATGGTGCCGAACCTCTCAGTCTCATTGTGAATAAGCATCAGT ATCGCGAGAAAACAGACGATGATCGAGCAACGACCCCGGAATCGTTACGCAGCAGCAGTCCAGCTTCTTCTCCGCCGCCACAATGGCAATCGAGCACTCCAACCGATACACCGCCGCGTCGATTCATCTCGAGTATTCTCGGCGGAGACGTACCATACGGGAGCAGAGGACACGTACTGACTAGGGCGGAACGTAAGGAATATAGCAGCCCACCGATCGTTCCCTCCTCTAGCGATGCTACTCAATTTCTCTCGAAATCTGAGAAGCTGGTGCTACCCAGACCTGACACTCCTCCAAAAACGCCAAGAGTCGAACCACCGACTAGAGTGTCAGTCATTCAGAGGGTGCCTTCACAAAGTCAGTCAACGTCTAGGAGGGAGGATAAGGTTGAAGTGCCACAAGTTCACGAACCGGAACAG GAACAGCCAATCGATTACGCCGTGccgaagagaaaggaagaggacGAGGAGCGAGGTCGCGAAGGTGCAAAAGTATCGCGCGCGATTGGTAATTCAATTGCCAGGCCTCTTCTAGCCATGAGATTATCTGGTCCTCAGGTAGTTCACGCAGCAGCAGGTCACGGAAGATCATCAACTTCCGGTGGCAGCGGGAGTTCTGGTTCTAACAACGGGTCTAGCAACTCCGGTAGCTCCTCTTCTTCGAATTCAGGCGGAAGTGGTAGCTACTGCGGAGGCGGGGCAGTCACAGGTGGTAGTGGAGGCGGTGGAGCTGTAGGCGGAGGCGCTGGAGGTGGAATGAATCCTGGTGGAAACGGTCGCGGAAATTACGGGCCGAGTTCGCCACCCACTGGCTCTTTACCTCCCTTCTATGAGTCCCTCAAGGGCGGGAATAATCTGGCAAATTTCGCAAATCAGTACAACAGTACTCAAG GAAACGGGTATTTGACACCATCACCGGCGGTAGGAATGGACTGCGACGCAGGACAGCAAGACATAAACTCGCAGCATTCTCAATATAATGCTCAAGAGGGCAAGCAATATTCTCTTCTGCAGAATGTGTGCGCATCTTATGGTTTGACACTGAAGGAGGAGGAAGATCTATCCGCATACAAGATACAAACAAACGATTTGCTATCGGGACATTATGGCGCCTATGATATGACCGACACAGGAATGATGGTAGACATGGTGACGGGCACCGTTGTAGATCCTCTTCAGTTCACCGCTACCTTGACCTTCAACTCACCCTCGGATCATACCGCTCTTCTTGAGAGTCTGAGCGATGCTGCCGATTTATTTTTACCGAGGCTACCAGCTGAGGATGGTAGCAACGATCTTCTGGAAGAATCTTTGCACTCGCCAGCTTCGGCTGAAAGTGGAATCGGCCAGGACGGCGGGCAAATGACCACTCCCGTAGAACCGAGCGTCGATCCTTTCCCAGAGCACAGCATGGCCTTAACCAGAGGCTTCGACACGTCGAG GAGCAGCTACACAGCAGTTCCTCAACATTTCAGTTCGAAATTAGGGCTGACCTACGCTACAGCAGAGTCAAGTTATCAGCCCATCGCCAAGGAACGCCCAGAGCTCGCGCTTCACATTAATCAGAACCCCCAACACCACCCGGAACCGCAGTTGCAACAGCTACAGATACAGGTGCAGTTGCAACAACACCAACAGCACCAacaccagcaccagcaccagcagCACCAACAGCATCAGCAGCAGCAACCGCCgccgcagcagcagcagcaaccgccgccgcagcagcagcaacacCAAGGACTGTTGAGTCCAGGATTAAGTTTTACCGGTAGCG GTTTGGAATTAGATTCTGCTAGTAGCGTTGGTGGAAGCTTACCAAGCCCAGGAGCTGCTAGCTGTTCTTTGGACGCCGCCTCGACCAGCACATCGCCATCCTGTGCTCTGATGGAACACGCACCAAGCCCGACGGCTGCGGTGTCCTCTGCGTCAATAAATACCGTACAACCAACTGGCCCTGTCGGAGAACCACCACTGACGCAACGG CTTGGCCTTCCTGGTGACTGCCAATTGGAGTTCGTAAACGGTGGCCACGGAATTAAGAATCCTCTGGCGATCGAGGGTCAGAGACAGGCTGCGGCTACTCGCGAGGAAGAGAGAGCAGCTCGACCTCCGCCTGGCAAG GATGACGATCCAAATCGTTTCACGTGCCGCGTGTGCACCAAGAATTTCAGCTTGCAAAGACTGTTGAATCGCCACATGAAATGCCACAGcgacgtaaaacgttatttatgCACATTCTGTGGCAAGGGTTTCAATGACACGTTCGATTTGAAGAGGCACACCAGGACACACACCGGTGTTCGTCCGTACAAGTGTAATCTCTGCGAAAAGAGCTTCACGCAGAGGTGCTCTCTGGAAAGTCACTGCCTTAAGGTTCACGGTGTTCAACATCAATACGCATATAAGGAACGTCGCACAAAG GTGTACGTATGCGAAGAATGTGGGCATACAACACAGGAGCCAGAAGTCCATTACCTACATCTGAAAGACAAACACCCATACAGCCCAGCTTTGTTGAAGTTCTATGATAAGCGACATTTCAAATTTACCAACAGCAATTTTGCCAACATGTTGCTCCAG GGTGGCCTGTTGCAACGGGACTCACGGAATACGGACAGCTGCGTAAAATCAGCCTCGAAAAGCCTCGAAGCACCTCTTCAACGTGCCACGACATTGTTGCACCTGAGTCGGGCTTCCAGCTTGTGA
- the LOC117159197 gene encoding uncharacterized protein LOC117159197 isoform X1, whose translation MPKIFLIKNRLHQQQLRLLEAHHAGKNSSTNGAEPLSLIVNKHQYREKTDDDRATTPESLRSSSPASSPPPQWQSSTPTDTPPRRFISSILGGDVPYGSRGHVLTRAERKEYSSPPIVPSSSDATQFLSKSEKLVLPRPDTPPKTPRVEPPTRVSVIQRVPSQSQSTSRREDKVEVPQVHEPEQEQPIDYAVPKRKEEDEERGREGAKVSRAIGNSIARPLLAMRLSGPQVVHAAAGHGRSSTSGGSGSSGSNNGSSNSGSSSSSNSGGSGSYCGGGAVTGGSGGGGAVGGGAGGGMNPGGNGRGNYGPSSPPTGSLPPFYESLKGGNNLANFANQYNSTQGNGYLTPSPAVGMDCDAGQQDINSQHSQYNAQEGKQYSLLQNVCASYGLTLKEEEDLSAYKIQTNDLLSGHYGAYDMTDTGMMVDMVTGTVVDPLQFTATLTFNSPSDHTALLESLSDAADLFLPRLPAEDGSNDLLEESLHSPASAESGIGQDGGQMTTPVEPSVDPFPEHSMALTRGFDTSRSSYTAVPQHFSSKLGLTYATAESSYQPIAKERPELALHINQNPQHHPEPQLQQLQIQVQLQQHQQHQHQHQHQQHQQHQQQQPPPQQQQQPPPQQQQHQGLLSPGLSFTGSGLELDSASSVGGSLPSPGAASCSLDAASTSTSPSCALMEHAPSPTAAVSSASINTVQPTGPVGEPPLTQRVGVLQQRLGLPGDCQLEFVNGGHGIKNPLAIEGQRQAAATREEERAARPPPGKDDDPNRFTCRVCTKNFSLQRLLNRHMKCHSDVKRYLCTFCGKGFNDTFDLKRHTRTHTGVRPYKCNLCEKSFTQRCSLESHCLKVHGVQHQYAYKERRTKVYVCEECGHTTQEPEVHYLHLKDKHPYSPALLKFYDKRHFKFTNSNFANMLLQGGLLQRDSRNTDSCVKSASKSLEAPLQRATTLLHLSRASSL comes from the exons ATGCCGAAAATTTTTCTAATCAAGAATCGATTGCATCAACAACAATTGAGACTATTAGAGGCACACCACGCCGGGAAGAATTCATCGACTAATGGTGCCGAACCTCTCAGTCTCATTGTGAATAAGCATCAGT ATCGCGAGAAAACAGACGATGATCGAGCAACGACCCCGGAATCGTTACGCAGCAGCAGTCCAGCTTCTTCTCCGCCGCCACAATGGCAATCGAGCACTCCAACCGATACACCGCCGCGTCGATTCATCTCGAGTATTCTCGGCGGAGACGTACCATACGGGAGCAGAGGACACGTACTGACTAGGGCGGAACGTAAGGAATATAGCAGCCCACCGATCGTTCCCTCCTCTAGCGATGCTACTCAATTTCTCTCGAAATCTGAGAAGCTGGTGCTACCCAGACCTGACACTCCTCCAAAAACGCCAAGAGTCGAACCACCGACTAGAGTGTCAGTCATTCAGAGGGTGCCTTCACAAAGTCAGTCAACGTCTAGGAGGGAGGATAAGGTTGAAGTGCCACAAGTTCACGAACCGGAACAG GAACAGCCAATCGATTACGCCGTGccgaagagaaaggaagaggacGAGGAGCGAGGTCGCGAAGGTGCAAAAGTATCGCGCGCGATTGGTAATTCAATTGCCAGGCCTCTTCTAGCCATGAGATTATCTGGTCCTCAGGTAGTTCACGCAGCAGCAGGTCACGGAAGATCATCAACTTCCGGTGGCAGCGGGAGTTCTGGTTCTAACAACGGGTCTAGCAACTCCGGTAGCTCCTCTTCTTCGAATTCAGGCGGAAGTGGTAGCTACTGCGGAGGCGGGGCAGTCACAGGTGGTAGTGGAGGCGGTGGAGCTGTAGGCGGAGGCGCTGGAGGTGGAATGAATCCTGGTGGAAACGGTCGCGGAAATTACGGGCCGAGTTCGCCACCCACTGGCTCTTTACCTCCCTTCTATGAGTCCCTCAAGGGCGGGAATAATCTGGCAAATTTCGCAAATCAGTACAACAGTACTCAAG GAAACGGGTATTTGACACCATCACCGGCGGTAGGAATGGACTGCGACGCAGGACAGCAAGACATAAACTCGCAGCATTCTCAATATAATGCTCAAGAGGGCAAGCAATATTCTCTTCTGCAGAATGTGTGCGCATCTTATGGTTTGACACTGAAGGAGGAGGAAGATCTATCCGCATACAAGATACAAACAAACGATTTGCTATCGGGACATTATGGCGCCTATGATATGACCGACACAGGAATGATGGTAGACATGGTGACGGGCACCGTTGTAGATCCTCTTCAGTTCACCGCTACCTTGACCTTCAACTCACCCTCGGATCATACCGCTCTTCTTGAGAGTCTGAGCGATGCTGCCGATTTATTTTTACCGAGGCTACCAGCTGAGGATGGTAGCAACGATCTTCTGGAAGAATCTTTGCACTCGCCAGCTTCGGCTGAAAGTGGAATCGGCCAGGACGGCGGGCAAATGACCACTCCCGTAGAACCGAGCGTCGATCCTTTCCCAGAGCACAGCATGGCCTTAACCAGAGGCTTCGACACGTCGAG GAGCAGCTACACAGCAGTTCCTCAACATTTCAGTTCGAAATTAGGGCTGACCTACGCTACAGCAGAGTCAAGTTATCAGCCCATCGCCAAGGAACGCCCAGAGCTCGCGCTTCACATTAATCAGAACCCCCAACACCACCCGGAACCGCAGTTGCAACAGCTACAGATACAGGTGCAGTTGCAACAACACCAACAGCACCAacaccagcaccagcaccagcagCACCAACAGCATCAGCAGCAGCAACCGCCgccgcagcagcagcagcaaccgccgccgcagcagcagcaacacCAAGGACTGTTGAGTCCAGGATTAAGTTTTACCGGTAGCG GTTTGGAATTAGATTCTGCTAGTAGCGTTGGTGGAAGCTTACCAAGCCCAGGAGCTGCTAGCTGTTCTTTGGACGCCGCCTCGACCAGCACATCGCCATCCTGTGCTCTGATGGAACACGCACCAAGCCCGACGGCTGCGGTGTCCTCTGCGTCAATAAATACCGTACAACCAACTGGCCCTGTCGGAGAACCACCACTGACGCAACGGGTCGGTGTACTACAGCAAAGG CTTGGCCTTCCTGGTGACTGCCAATTGGAGTTCGTAAACGGTGGCCACGGAATTAAGAATCCTCTGGCGATCGAGGGTCAGAGACAGGCTGCGGCTACTCGCGAGGAAGAGAGAGCAGCTCGACCTCCGCCTGGCAAG GATGACGATCCAAATCGTTTCACGTGCCGCGTGTGCACCAAGAATTTCAGCTTGCAAAGACTGTTGAATCGCCACATGAAATGCCACAGcgacgtaaaacgttatttatgCACATTCTGTGGCAAGGGTTTCAATGACACGTTCGATTTGAAGAGGCACACCAGGACACACACCGGTGTTCGTCCGTACAAGTGTAATCTCTGCGAAAAGAGCTTCACGCAGAGGTGCTCTCTGGAAAGTCACTGCCTTAAGGTTCACGGTGTTCAACATCAATACGCATATAAGGAACGTCGCACAAAG GTGTACGTATGCGAAGAATGTGGGCATACAACACAGGAGCCAGAAGTCCATTACCTACATCTGAAAGACAAACACCCATACAGCCCAGCTTTGTTGAAGTTCTATGATAAGCGACATTTCAAATTTACCAACAGCAATTTTGCCAACATGTTGCTCCAG GGTGGCCTGTTGCAACGGGACTCACGGAATACGGACAGCTGCGTAAAATCAGCCTCGAAAAGCCTCGAAGCACCTCTTCAACGTGCCACGACATTGTTGCACCTGAGTCGGGCTTCCAGCTTGTGA